One segment of Longimicrobiaceae bacterium DNA contains the following:
- a CDS encoding PIG-L family deacetylase: MRRPAVFAILAILAFAAIDLPAAHAQAQRPLRIIAFGAHPDDNELRAAGIAAMWAARGHQVKFVAMTNGDIGHFSMAGGPLAKRRRAEVEECARILGIETEVLDIHDGELMPTLENRRTVARLIREWQADIVLAHRPYDYHADHRYTGVLVNDAAVIVAAPFFTPDTPPVERNPVILYYSDSFQKPYPFEPTMVVGIDETAEKKWQCISAMPSQFGDADSWQARTRPDVPSGDAERAAFLLEGVKERSAAVADQYRDRLVELWGAEVGNSVQFAEAFELSEYGRQATEEELREMFGQ, translated from the coding sequence ATGCGAAGACCGGCCGTGTTCGCGATCCTTGCGATTCTCGCCTTCGCCGCCATCGACCTCCCCGCAGCACACGCACAGGCCCAGCGTCCACTGCGCATCATCGCCTTCGGGGCGCATCCCGACGACAACGAGCTAAGGGCGGCGGGGATCGCTGCCATGTGGGCAGCGCGCGGCCACCAGGTGAAGTTCGTGGCCATGACCAATGGCGACATCGGGCACTTCTCCATGGCGGGTGGGCCGCTGGCAAAGCGCCGGCGCGCGGAGGTGGAGGAGTGCGCGCGCATCCTGGGGATCGAGACGGAGGTGCTCGACATCCATGACGGCGAGCTGATGCCGACGCTGGAGAACCGGCGCACGGTGGCGCGCCTGATTCGGGAGTGGCAGGCGGATATCGTGCTCGCGCATCGGCCCTACGACTACCACGCGGATCATCGCTACACCGGTGTGCTGGTGAACGATGCCGCAGTGATCGTGGCCGCGCCCTTCTTCACCCCCGACACCCCGCCGGTCGAGCGGAACCCCGTGATCCTCTACTACTCGGACTCCTTCCAGAAGCCGTATCCCTTCGAGCCGACGATGGTGGTGGGGATCGACGAGACCGCGGAGAAGAAGTGGCAGTGCATCTCCGCCATGCCTTCTCAGTTCGGCGACGCCGATTCCTGGCAGGCGCGCACCCGCCCCGACGTCCCGAGCGGCGATGCCGAGCGCGCCGCCTTTCTGCTAGAGGGCGTCAAAGAGCGCAGCGCTGCCGTAGCCGACCAGTACCGCGACCGCCTCGTCGAGCTCTGGGGCGCGGAGGTGGGCAACAGCGTGCAGTTCGCCGAGGCGTTCGAGCTATCGGAGTACGGGAGGCAGGCGACGGAGGAGGAACTGAGGGAGATGTTCGGGCAGTAG